A window of Diospyros lotus cultivar Yz01 chromosome 14, ASM1463336v1, whole genome shotgun sequence contains these coding sequences:
- the LOC127790291 gene encoding uncharacterized protein LOC127790291 isoform X3 codes for MEDTGVRYTSDAVGISPPAFEKKSSEFALGESPEGESAETESLKDQVKEFAKAWGEMILKLGKGCKDIVQQNVLTDDSYVVQKLRGPVSKVSGRLNWLNEYLPEDRDPFQAWSVIFFVFLLAFAVLNVNNQHNSSVPLVKKVCIHPPSATRILLPDGRHMAYREQGVPGDRARHSLIVPHGFLSSRLEGIPGIKDSLLEEFGVRIVTYDLPGFGESDVHPNRNLNSSALDMLHLANAVGVKDKFWVLGFSSGALHTWGALKYVPNRIAGAAMFAPMVNPYESSMTKEEMSRTWEKWVWQRKLMYYLAQRFPKFLSYFYRRTFLSGKHGQIDKWLSLSLGERDKALIQGPKFEEFWHRNVEESIRQLNIKPFIEEAVLQVSHWGFKLADLQVQKKCPGKGFFPWLKFMYNQAECELTGFLGPVLIWQGMDDQVVPPSMTDYVARVLPSAVVHKLPDEGHFSYFFFCDECHRQIFSTLFGSPQGPLEITEQPQLEGDTGEVLPRANSVRGTDS; via the exons ATGGAGGACACGGGGGTTCGATACACAAGCGACGCAGTTGGGATTTCACCCCCTGCTTTTGAGAAGAAAAGTTCTGAATTCGCCCTCGGCGAGTCGCCCGAGGGGGAATCGGCTGAAACGGAGAGCTTGAAGGATCAGGTCAAAGAATTTGCGAAAGCTTGGGGCGAAATGATTCTGAAATTGGGAAAAGGTTGCAAGGACATTGTGCAACAGAACGTCCTGACTGATGATTCATATGTTGTGCAAAAACTGAGAGGACCAGTATCAAAGGTTTCTGGTAGACTGAATTGGCTAAATGAGTATTTGCCTGAAGATCGTGATCCGTTCCAGGCGTGGTCAGTGATATTTTTCGTCTTCCTCCTCGCGTTTGCCG tattaaatgtaaataatcaACACAATAGCTCAGTGCCACTGGTGAAGAAAGTGTGCATACATCCTCCCAGTGCTACTCGTATACTACTTCCAGATGGTAGACACATGGCATATCGTGAACAAGGTGTTCCAGGTGACAGAGCTAGACATTCCTTGATTGTGCCACATGGTTTTCTATCCTCCAGGCTTGAAG GTATACCGGGAATAAAAGACTCACTGCTGGAAGAATTTGGTGTTCGTATAGTAACTTATGACCTCCCTGGTTTTGGGGAGAGTGACGTCCATCCAAATAGGAACCTCAATTCCTCTGCTCTGGATATGCTACATTTGGCAAATGCTGTTGGAGTAAAAGATAAGTTCTGGGTGTTGGGGTTTTCAAGTGGAGCGTTGCATACTTGGGGTGCACTTAAATATGTTCCCAATAGGATTGCAG GCGCAGCCATGTTTGCTCCAATGGTTAATCCATATGAATCAAGCATGACTAAGGAAGAGATGTCCAGGACTTGGGAGAAGTGGGTGTGGCAGAGGAAGCTGATGTACTATTTAGCTCAAAGATTTCCTAAATTTCTTTCTTACTTCTACCGCAGGACTTTCCTATCAGGGAAGCATGGTCAGATTGATAAGTGGTTGTCTTTGTCACTGGGAGAGAGA GATAAAGCTCTTATTCAAGGACCAAAATTTGAAGAATTTTGGCACAGGAATGTTGAGGAGTCAATCCGTCAGCTAAACATAAAACCTTTTATAGAGGAAGCTGTACTCCAAGTGTCCCATTGGGGTTTTAAACTGGCAGATCTGCAAGTGCAGAAAAAGTGCCCGGGAAAGGGTTTTTTCCCCTGGCTCAAATTCATGTATAATCAGGCAGAATGCGAATTGACAGGGTTTCTGGGTCCAGTTCTCATATGGCAG GGAATGGATGATCAGGTTGTCCCTCCATCGATGACTGACTATGTGGCCAGAGTATTACCAAGTGCAGTCGTGCATAAGCTCCCAGATGAGGGCCacttctcttatttctttttctgcGATGAATGCCATAGACAAATATTTTCCACTCTATTTGGAAGCCCACAAGGTCCACTTGAGATCACAGAGCAACCTCAACTGGAAGGTGACACCGGAGAGGTGTTGCCTCGTGCCAATTCTGTCAGGGGAACAGACAGCTGA
- the LOC127790370 gene encoding protein STABILIZED1, whose protein sequence is MVFIKSVDNKTLVLDLDPNTTSLHALHRQIEHKSGVPVSLQRLFLSSRRLIAGDGATSISGLGVGPNSTLALHIPLYGGMQAPVPPKTRLDFLNTKPPANYVAGLGRGATGFTTRSDIGPARAAPDLPDRSATTIGGAGVGRGRGKGPGEEEEEEEGDDKGYDENQKFDEFEGNDVGLFASAEYDEDDKEADAVWEAIDKRMDSRRKDRREARLKQEIEKYRASNPKITEQFADLKRKLYTLSVQEWDSIPEIGDYSLRNKKKRFESFVPVPDTLLEKARQEKEHVTALDPKSRAVGGTETPWAQTPVTDLTAVGEGRGTVLSLKLDRLSDSVSGLTVVDPKGYLTDLKSMKITSDAEISDIKKARLLLKSVIQTNPKHPPGWIAAARLEEVAGKIQVARQLIKKGCEECPKNEDVWLEACRLASPDEAKAVIARGVKAIPNSVKLWMQAAKLEHDDANKSRVLRKGLEHIPDSVRLWKAVVELANEEDARLLLQRAVECCPLHVELWLALARLETYDNAKRVLNRARERLPKEPAIWITAAKLEEANGNTAMVGKIIERGIRALQREGVVIDREAWMKEAEAAERAGSVATCQAIVNNTVGIGVEEEDRKRTWVADAEECKKRGSIETARAIYAHALTVFLTKKSIWLKAAQLEKSHGTRESLDALLRRAVTYRPQAEVLWLMGAKEKWLAGDVPAARAILKEAYAAIPNSEEIWLAAFKLEFENHEPERARMLLAKARESGGTERVWMKSTIVERELGNTEEERRILDEGLKRFPSFFKLWLMLGQLEERLGNLEQSKEVYESGLKHCPSCIPLWLSLANLEEKTNGLSKARAVMTMARKKNPQNPELWLAAVRAESRHGYKKEADILMAKALQECPNSGILWAASIEMVPRPQRKTKSIDALKKCDHDPHVIAAVAKLFWHDRKVDKARSWLNRAVTLAPDIGDFWALYHKFELQHGTEENQRDVLKRCIAAEPKHGEKWQAIAKAVENSHQPTEAILKKVVVALGKEESAAENSKQ, encoded by the coding sequence ATGGTGTTCATCAAGTCCGTAGACAACAAAACCCTAGTTCTAGATCTAGACCCCAACACGACCTCACTCCATGCCCTACACCGCCAAATCGAGCACAAATCAGGCGTTCCGGTGAGCCTGCAACGCCTGTTCTTATCCTCTCGAAGGTTAATCGCCGGGGACGGAGCAACATCGATTTCCGGCCTAGGCGTGGGGCCCAATTCGACCCTTGCCCTACACATACCGCTTTACGGAGGGATGCAAGCCCCGGTACCGCCGAAGACTAGGTTGGATTTCCTCAACACGAAGCCCCCGGCAAATTACGTGGCCGGATTGGGGCGTGGTGCCACCGGGTTCACGACCCGGTCGGATATTGGTCCGGCCCGTGCTGCTCCTGATCTCCCGGACCGGTCGGCCACCACTATTGGCGGTGCGGGGGTGGGTCGTGGGAGGGGGAAAGGTCCTggtgaggaagaggaagaggaggagggcGATGATAAGGGATATGATGAGAATCAGAAGTTTGATGAGTTTGAGGGCAATGATGTCGGGTTGTTTGCATCGGCAGAGTATGATGAGGATGATAAGGAGGCTGATGCAGTGTGGGAGGCTATTGATAAGAGAATGGATTCAAGGAGGAAGGATAGGAGGGAGGCCAGGTTGAAGCAGGAGATTGAAAAGTATCGAGCTTCTAACCCAAAGATTACGGAGCAGTTTGCTGATTTGAAAAGGAAGTTGTATACATTGTCTGTGCAGGAGTGGGATAGTATTCCTGAAATCGGTGATTATTCCTTgaggaataagaagaagaggttTGAGAGTTTCGTGCCTGTTCCTGATACTCTTCTTGAGAAGGCTCGGCAAGAAAAAGAACATGTTACAGCATTGGATCCAAAGAGTAGAGCAGTAGGAGGAACAGAGACTCCTTGGGCACAGACACCAGTTACAGATTTGACTGCAGTTGGTGAGGGCAGAGGGACTGTTCTGTCACTGAAGTTGGACAGGCTTTCAGATTCTGTTTCGGGGTTAACTGTGGTTGATCCGAAGGGGTACTTAACTGATCTTAAAAGTATGAAGATTACTAGCGATGCTGAGATATCAGATATTAAGAAGGCCAGGCTCTTGCTTAAGTCAGTTATCCAGACAAATCCAAAGCACCCACCAGGTTGGATTGCTGCAGCAAGGTTGGAGGAAGTTGCAGGTAAGATTCAAGTAGCAAGGCAGTTGATAAAGAAAGGTTGTGAGGAGTGTCCCAAGAATGAGGATGTGTGGCTGGAGGCATGTCGCTTGGCTAGCCCTGATGAAGCAAAAGCTGTGATAGCGAGAGGAGTGAAGGCAATTCCCAACTCTGTGAAGTTGTGGATGCAGGCTGCAAAGTTGGAGCACGATGATGCAAATAAGAGTAGGGTCTTGAGGAAAGGTCTTGAACACATACCTGATTCTGTGAGGCTCTGGAAGGCTGTTGTGGAGCTTGCTAATGAGGAGGATGCCAGGCTTTTGCTGCAAAGGGCTGTGGAATGCTGTCCTTTGCATGTGGAGTTGTGGCTTGCTCTTGCGAGGTTGGAAACTTATGACAATGCAAAGAGGGTTCTCAATAGGGCAAGGGAGAGGCTCCCGAAGGAGCCAGCGATCTGGATTACTGCTGCGAAATTGGAAGAAGCTAATGGTAATACTGCTATGGttggaaaaattatagaaagGGGTATTAGGGCTTTGCAAAGGGAAGGAGTGGTGATTGACAGAGAAGCTTGGATGAAAGAAGCTGAGGCTGCAGAGCGAGCAGGTTCTGTTGCCACTTGTCAGGCTATTGTTAATAACACCGTTGGGATTGGAGTGGAGGAGGAAGATCGGAAAAGAACTTGGGTTGCTGATGCAGAGGAATGCAAGAAAAGGGGTTCAATTGAGACAGCCAGAGCAATCTATGCTCATGCACTTACTGTTTTCTTAACCAAGAAGAGTATTTGGCTAAAAGCAGCACAACTTGAAAAGAGTCACGGGACAAGGGAATCCCTGGATGCTCTACTTCGTAGAGCAGTAACTTACCGGCCACAGGCTGAAGTTCTGTGGTTGATGGGTGCCAAAGAAAAGTGGCTTGCTGGTGATGTGCCTGCAGCTCGAGCAATTCTTAAAGAAGCTTATGCTGCCATTCCTAACTCAGAGGAGATCTGGCTTGCTGCTTTCAAGCTTGAGTTTGAGAACCATGAGCCTGAGAGAGCAAGAATGCTTCTAGCTAAAGCTCGTGAAAGTGGAGGTACAGAGAGAGTATGGATGAAGTCTACCATTGTTGAGAGGGAATTAGGAAATACCGAGGAGGAGAGGAGGATACTTGATGAGGGACTGAAGCGCTTCCCCTCATTTTTCAAACTTTGGTTGATGCTTGGGCAGTTGGAGGAACGCCTTGGGAACTTAGAACAGTCTAAGGAAGTTTATGAGTCAGGTTTGAAGCACTGCCCTAGCTGTATTCCCCTTTGGCTTTCCCTTGCTAACCTTGAAGAGAAGACAAATGGTTTGAGTAAGGCTCGAGCAGTTATGACAATGGCCAGGAAGAAGAATCCTCAGAACCCTGAACTCTGGCTTGCTGCAGTTCGGGCTGAATCCAGGCATGGCTACAAGAAGGAGGCAGATATTCTGATGGCAAAGGCGTTGCAGGAATGCCCCAATAGTGGCATTCTTTGGGCAGCTTCAATTGAGATGGTTCCTCGTCCACAACGAAAAACCAAGAGCATAGATGCACTCAAGAAATGTGACCATGATCCGCATGTCATTGCTGCAGTAGCTAAACTATTTTGGCATGATAGGAAGGTAGACAAAGCAAGAAGTTGGCTTAACAGGGCTGTGACTCTAGCGCCAGACATAGGGGATTTCTGGGCATTATACCATAAATTTGAACTTCAACATGGAACAGAGGAGAACCAAAGGGATGTTTTGAAGAGATGTATTGCTGCTGAACCCAAGCATGGTGAGAAATGGCAAGCAATAGCCAAGGCAGTGGAGAATTCTCATCAGCCAACAGAAGCTATTTTGAAGAAAGTAGTTGTTGCGCTTGGAAAGGAAGAGAGTGCTGCTGAGAATAGCAAACAATAG
- the LOC127790245 gene encoding beta-1,4-xylosyltransferase IRX9-like, with amino-acid sequence MGSVERSKKKVHLYKNVFFHFLLCFVLGFFTGFVPSAKSLFSSRVVASDRSAFSPQSMEVLDQDGTETRSSNRSLLDEPTSISETAKILDEEESSIPRRLIIVITPTSAREKLRLVNLRRLGNTLKLVPPPLLWVVVEQQQQQHHHHHNSSQVSEALRKTGIMYRHLVFKENFTDPEAEMDHQRNLALTHIEHHRLSGIVHFAGLSSYYDLSFFDEIRAVEVFGAWPMAFLSVNRKKVRVEGPICDSEEVVGWHLRKMDNLLDTSSFLHISSFAFNSSILWDPERWGRSSSVQDTSQNTIKFIKKEVLEEDSKLIGIPAEGCSKILLWNVHVPKTTAI; translated from the exons ATGGGTTCTGTGGAAAGATCGAAGAAGAAGGTCCATTTATATAAGAAcgtcttcttccatttcttgttATGCTTTGTTTTGGGATTCTTCACCGGCTTTGTTCCTAGTGCCAAGTCTTTGTTCTCTAGCCGTGTTGTTGCTTCTGATCGCTCAGCATTTTCGCCGCAATCCATGGAAGTTTTGGACCAAGATGGAACAGAGACTAGGAGTTCCAATAGGAGTTTGTTGGATGAACCTACCAGCATCTCAGAGACTGCGAAAATCTTGGACGAAGAAGAGTCGTCGATTCCTAGAAGGCTTATAATTGTTATTACACCAACTAGCGCGAGGGAGAAGCTGAGATTGGTGAACTTGAGGCGGCTGGGGAACACATTAAAGCTGGTTCCTCCACCCTTGTTGTGGGTGGTGGtggagcagcagcagcagcagcaccaCCACCATCACAATTCCTCACAAGTATCAGAAGCGCTTAGAAAAACTGGCATCATGTACAGGCATTTGGTGTTCAAGGAGAACTTCACCGATCCAGAAGCTGAAATGGATCATCAGAGGAACCTCGCGCTTACTCACATCGAACACCATAGGCTAAGCGGGATCGTTCATTTTGCTGGGCTCTCAAGTTACTACGACCTCAGCTTCTTCGATGAGATTAGAGCTGTCGA GGTGTTTGGGGCATGGCCCATGGCTTTCCTATCGGTGAATAGGAAGAAGGTGAGAGTTGAAGGACCAATATGCGATTCTGAGGAAGTTGTTGGATGGCATCTGAGGAAGATGGACAATCTATTAGACACAAGTTCCTTTCTTCATATCTCAAGTTTTGCATTCAACAGTTCGATCCTTTGGGACCCTGAAAGATGGGGTCGATCATCTTCTGTTCAAGACACCTCACAG AATACGATTAAATTCATCAAGAAAGAGGTTCTTGAAGAGGACAGCAAACTGATAGGAATCCCTGCAGAGGGCTGCTCCAAAATCTTGCTGTGGAATGTCCATGTTCCAAAAACAACAgcaatataa
- the LOC127790291 gene encoding uncharacterized protein LOC127790291 isoform X1 has protein sequence MRVNLLIGQGFQSSSHSIQLTGSRSWKEELVSLMEDTGVRYTSDAVGISPPAFEKKSSEFALGESPEGESAETESLKDQVKEFAKAWGEMILKLGKGCKDIVQQNVLTDDSYVVQKLRGPVSKVSGRLNWLNEYLPEDRDPFQAWSVIFFVFLLAFAVLNVNNQHNSSVPLVKKVCIHPPSATRILLPDGRHMAYREQGVPGDRARHSLIVPHGFLSSRLEGIPGIKDSLLEEFGVRIVTYDLPGFGESDVHPNRNLNSSALDMLHLANAVGVKDKFWVLGFSSGALHTWGALKYVPNRIAGAAMFAPMVNPYESSMTKEEMSRTWEKWVWQRKLMYYLAQRFPKFLSYFYRRTFLSGKHGQIDKWLSLSLGERDKALIQGPKFEEFWHRNVEESIRQLNIKPFIEEAVLQVSHWGFKLADLQVQKKCPGKGFFPWLKFMYNQAECELTGFLGPVLIWQGMDDQVVPPSMTDYVARVLPSAVVHKLPDEGHFSYFFFCDECHRQIFSTLFGSPQGPLEITEQPQLEGDTGEVLPRANSVRGTDS, from the exons ATGAGAGTGAATCTCCTGATTGGGCAAGGCTTTCAGAGTTCTTCTCACTCCATTC AATTGACGGGATCGAGATCGTGGAAAGAAGAGCTGGTGAGCCTGATGGAGGACACGGGGGTTCGATACACAAGCGACGCAGTTGGGATTTCACCCCCTGCTTTTGAGAAGAAAAGTTCTGAATTCGCCCTCGGCGAGTCGCCCGAGGGGGAATCGGCTGAAACGGAGAGCTTGAAGGATCAGGTCAAAGAATTTGCGAAAGCTTGGGGCGAAATGATTCTGAAATTGGGAAAAGGTTGCAAGGACATTGTGCAACAGAACGTCCTGACTGATGATTCATATGTTGTGCAAAAACTGAGAGGACCAGTATCAAAGGTTTCTGGTAGACTGAATTGGCTAAATGAGTATTTGCCTGAAGATCGTGATCCGTTCCAGGCGTGGTCAGTGATATTTTTCGTCTTCCTCCTCGCGTTTGCCG tattaaatgtaaataatcaACACAATAGCTCAGTGCCACTGGTGAAGAAAGTGTGCATACATCCTCCCAGTGCTACTCGTATACTACTTCCAGATGGTAGACACATGGCATATCGTGAACAAGGTGTTCCAGGTGACAGAGCTAGACATTCCTTGATTGTGCCACATGGTTTTCTATCCTCCAGGCTTGAAG GTATACCGGGAATAAAAGACTCACTGCTGGAAGAATTTGGTGTTCGTATAGTAACTTATGACCTCCCTGGTTTTGGGGAGAGTGACGTCCATCCAAATAGGAACCTCAATTCCTCTGCTCTGGATATGCTACATTTGGCAAATGCTGTTGGAGTAAAAGATAAGTTCTGGGTGTTGGGGTTTTCAAGTGGAGCGTTGCATACTTGGGGTGCACTTAAATATGTTCCCAATAGGATTGCAG GCGCAGCCATGTTTGCTCCAATGGTTAATCCATATGAATCAAGCATGACTAAGGAAGAGATGTCCAGGACTTGGGAGAAGTGGGTGTGGCAGAGGAAGCTGATGTACTATTTAGCTCAAAGATTTCCTAAATTTCTTTCTTACTTCTACCGCAGGACTTTCCTATCAGGGAAGCATGGTCAGATTGATAAGTGGTTGTCTTTGTCACTGGGAGAGAGA GATAAAGCTCTTATTCAAGGACCAAAATTTGAAGAATTTTGGCACAGGAATGTTGAGGAGTCAATCCGTCAGCTAAACATAAAACCTTTTATAGAGGAAGCTGTACTCCAAGTGTCCCATTGGGGTTTTAAACTGGCAGATCTGCAAGTGCAGAAAAAGTGCCCGGGAAAGGGTTTTTTCCCCTGGCTCAAATTCATGTATAATCAGGCAGAATGCGAATTGACAGGGTTTCTGGGTCCAGTTCTCATATGGCAG GGAATGGATGATCAGGTTGTCCCTCCATCGATGACTGACTATGTGGCCAGAGTATTACCAAGTGCAGTCGTGCATAAGCTCCCAGATGAGGGCCacttctcttatttctttttctgcGATGAATGCCATAGACAAATATTTTCCACTCTATTTGGAAGCCCACAAGGTCCACTTGAGATCACAGAGCAACCTCAACTGGAAGGTGACACCGGAGAGGTGTTGCCTCGTGCCAATTCTGTCAGGGGAACAGACAGCTGA
- the LOC127790293 gene encoding mitochondrial import inner membrane translocase subunit TIM14-3-like — MGTPLLAGLAVAAAAYAGRYSIQAWQAFKTRPPRIRRFYEGGFQSAMTRREAALILGVRESMPVDKIREAHRRVMVANHPDAGGSHYLASKINEAKDMMLGRTKGSGSAL, encoded by the exons ATG GGTACACCTTTGCTAGCAGGACTAGCTGTTGCAGCTGCTGCTTACGCGGGCAGATATAGCATTCAGGCTTGGCAAGCATTCAAGACAAGACCACCTAGAATCCGCAGATTTTATGAGGGGGGATTCCAGTCTGCAATGACAAGAAGGGAAGCAGCTCTCATTCTTGGAGTCAG ggAAAGTATGCCGGTTGATAAGATTAGGGAAGCACATAGAAGGGTCATGGTGGCTAACCATCCAGATGCAGGCGGCAGCCACTATCTTGCTTCCAAGATCAATGAAGCAAAGGATATGATGCTTGGAAGGACCAAGGGGAGTGGCTCAGCGCTCTAA
- the LOC127790291 gene encoding uncharacterized protein LOC127790291 isoform X2: MSELTGSRSWKEELVSLMEDTGVRYTSDAVGISPPAFEKKSSEFALGESPEGESAETESLKDQVKEFAKAWGEMILKLGKGCKDIVQQNVLTDDSYVVQKLRGPVSKVSGRLNWLNEYLPEDRDPFQAWSVIFFVFLLAFAVLNVNNQHNSSVPLVKKVCIHPPSATRILLPDGRHMAYREQGVPGDRARHSLIVPHGFLSSRLEGIPGIKDSLLEEFGVRIVTYDLPGFGESDVHPNRNLNSSALDMLHLANAVGVKDKFWVLGFSSGALHTWGALKYVPNRIAGAAMFAPMVNPYESSMTKEEMSRTWEKWVWQRKLMYYLAQRFPKFLSYFYRRTFLSGKHGQIDKWLSLSLGERDKALIQGPKFEEFWHRNVEESIRQLNIKPFIEEAVLQVSHWGFKLADLQVQKKCPGKGFFPWLKFMYNQAECELTGFLGPVLIWQGMDDQVVPPSMTDYVARVLPSAVVHKLPDEGHFSYFFFCDECHRQIFSTLFGSPQGPLEITEQPQLEGDTGEVLPRANSVRGTDS, translated from the exons ATGTCAGAATTGACGGGATCGAGATCGTGGAAAGAAGAGCTGGTGAGCCTGATGGAGGACACGGGGGTTCGATACACAAGCGACGCAGTTGGGATTTCACCCCCTGCTTTTGAGAAGAAAAGTTCTGAATTCGCCCTCGGCGAGTCGCCCGAGGGGGAATCGGCTGAAACGGAGAGCTTGAAGGATCAGGTCAAAGAATTTGCGAAAGCTTGGGGCGAAATGATTCTGAAATTGGGAAAAGGTTGCAAGGACATTGTGCAACAGAACGTCCTGACTGATGATTCATATGTTGTGCAAAAACTGAGAGGACCAGTATCAAAGGTTTCTGGTAGACTGAATTGGCTAAATGAGTATTTGCCTGAAGATCGTGATCCGTTCCAGGCGTGGTCAGTGATATTTTTCGTCTTCCTCCTCGCGTTTGCCG tattaaatgtaaataatcaACACAATAGCTCAGTGCCACTGGTGAAGAAAGTGTGCATACATCCTCCCAGTGCTACTCGTATACTACTTCCAGATGGTAGACACATGGCATATCGTGAACAAGGTGTTCCAGGTGACAGAGCTAGACATTCCTTGATTGTGCCACATGGTTTTCTATCCTCCAGGCTTGAAG GTATACCGGGAATAAAAGACTCACTGCTGGAAGAATTTGGTGTTCGTATAGTAACTTATGACCTCCCTGGTTTTGGGGAGAGTGACGTCCATCCAAATAGGAACCTCAATTCCTCTGCTCTGGATATGCTACATTTGGCAAATGCTGTTGGAGTAAAAGATAAGTTCTGGGTGTTGGGGTTTTCAAGTGGAGCGTTGCATACTTGGGGTGCACTTAAATATGTTCCCAATAGGATTGCAG GCGCAGCCATGTTTGCTCCAATGGTTAATCCATATGAATCAAGCATGACTAAGGAAGAGATGTCCAGGACTTGGGAGAAGTGGGTGTGGCAGAGGAAGCTGATGTACTATTTAGCTCAAAGATTTCCTAAATTTCTTTCTTACTTCTACCGCAGGACTTTCCTATCAGGGAAGCATGGTCAGATTGATAAGTGGTTGTCTTTGTCACTGGGAGAGAGA GATAAAGCTCTTATTCAAGGACCAAAATTTGAAGAATTTTGGCACAGGAATGTTGAGGAGTCAATCCGTCAGCTAAACATAAAACCTTTTATAGAGGAAGCTGTACTCCAAGTGTCCCATTGGGGTTTTAAACTGGCAGATCTGCAAGTGCAGAAAAAGTGCCCGGGAAAGGGTTTTTTCCCCTGGCTCAAATTCATGTATAATCAGGCAGAATGCGAATTGACAGGGTTTCTGGGTCCAGTTCTCATATGGCAG GGAATGGATGATCAGGTTGTCCCTCCATCGATGACTGACTATGTGGCCAGAGTATTACCAAGTGCAGTCGTGCATAAGCTCCCAGATGAGGGCCacttctcttatttctttttctgcGATGAATGCCATAGACAAATATTTTCCACTCTATTTGGAAGCCCACAAGGTCCACTTGAGATCACAGAGCAACCTCAACTGGAAGGTGACACCGGAGAGGTGTTGCCTCGTGCCAATTCTGTCAGGGGAACAGACAGCTGA
- the LOC127790611 gene encoding protein IQ-DOMAIN 2-like, protein MGSKGNWFSSVKKAFSPESKKKKDQKSNKSKKKWFGKEKPDAVGAPSSETVTVPHPVPSPEEEKLTELEDRQTKHAYSVAVATAAAAEAAAAAAEATAAVVRLTSAAQLTGRSKEEVAAIKIQTAFRGYLARRALRALRGLVRLKSLVDGPTAKRQTVNALKCMQTVGRVQYQIQYRRIRMSEENQAFQRQLLQKRARELATVQIGTEWDYSLQSKEQIEASLLGKYEATMRRERALAYSFSHQQTWKKSARSATLMFMDPSNPHWGWSWLERWMAARPWEPPGTNLKELNHDQSSVKSASLSTGGEITKAYARHLLNADKPSPASSKKASRSSNHRSPSTPTAKASSSTTARKAKPASPRGSLFSPDGDARSVFSLQSERNRRHSIAGSSVRDDESLASSPAFPSYMAATQSAKAKSRMQSPLGLENWTPDKEPAGGAKKRLSFPASPARPRRHSGPPTVDTGSIAATIARNGAAS, encoded by the exons ATGGGGAGCAAAGGAAACTGGTTTTCTTCAGTGAAGAAAGCTTTCAGCCCGGAGtctaagaaaaagaaagaccaG AAATCAAATAAATCGAAGAAGAAATGGTTCGGGAAGGAAAAACCGGATGCTGTGGGTGCTCCATCTTCAGAAACCGTCACGGTGCCTCATCCTGTTCCTTCACCAGAAGAGGAGAAATTAACAGAATTGGAGGATCGGCAAACTAAACATGCTTACTCTGTTGCAGTTGCCACTGCTGCAGCAGCTGAGGCTGCAGCTGCAGCTGCTGAAGCTACTGCAGCAGTTGTTCGACTCACTTCTGCGGCTCAGTTAACAGGGAGATCGAAAGAGGAAGTGGCAGCGATCAAAATTCAAACAGCGTTCCGTGGATACCTG GCAAGGAGGGCATTGAGGGCTTTGAGAGGGCTTGTCAGGCTGAAATCATTGGTAGACGGGCCTACTGCTAAACGCCAAACTGTGAATGCTTTAAAATGCATGCAAACTGTAGGTCGCGTGCAATATCAGATCCAGTATAGAAGGATCCGAATGTCCGAGGAGAACCAGGCTTTCCAGAGACAGCTCCTTCAGAAACGTGCTAGAGAACTGGCGACTGTGCAG ATTGGGACAGAATGGGATTACAGCCTGCAGTCCAAAGAACAGATTGAAGCAAGTCTACTGGGCAAGTATGAGGCAACCATGAGAAGAGAAAGAGCATTAGCCTATTCTTTCTCTCATCAG CAAACCTGGAAGAAGTCTGCAAGATCTGCAACTCTGATGTTCATGGACCCAAGCAATCCTCACTGGGGTTGGAGTTGGTTAGAACGATGGATGGCAGCCCGTCCATGGGAGCCCCCTGGCACAAACCTGAAAGAACTCAACCACGACCAATCATCTGTGAAAAGCGCCAGCCTCAGCACGGGTGGGGAAATCACCAAAGCTTATGCTCGTCACCTACTCAATGCTGACAAGCCTTCCCCGGCTTCCAGCAAAAAGGCAAGTCGATCTTCTAACCACCGGTCCCCTTCAACTCCCACAGCCAAGGCATCATCTTCAACTACAGCGAGGAAGGCGAAGCCAGCAAGCCCCAGAGGGAGTCTATTCAGCCCAGATGGCGATGCCAGGAGTGTATTCAGCCTGCAGTCAGAAAGGAACAGGAGGCATAGCATTGCGGGCTCCTCAGTCAGGGACGATGAGAGCCTTGCCAGCTCGCCAGCATTTCCAAGTTACATGGCAGCCACTCAGTCTGCGAAAGCCAAATCGCGGATGCAAAGCCCATTGGGCTTGGAGAACTGGACACCAGACAAGGAACCAGCTGGAGGTGCAAAGAAGCGGCTGTCTTTCCCAGCCTCCCCGGCTAGGCCAAGGCGGCATTCTGGTCCCCCAACTGTTGACACCGGCTCCATTGCTGCCACCATCGCCAGAAATGGAGCAGCCAGTTGA